A single genomic interval of Chryseobacterium paludis harbors:
- a CDS encoding EamA family transporter, whose protein sequence is MSTTSSKNNWLIPIAFTNIYVIWGITFLAISFGLKGFPPFILSGFRFLVAGILMLGYLLIKGEKANSLINWRKNGITGILILTGGTGLVAWGEQYITASEAAITIATGPFWFIAIDKKNWKYYFSDKFIPIGLIIGFIGLILFLKGSVNSNTHLAINGSVRITAFIVLALSSVAWVLGSLYSKKNPSSHSTLMNIAQQLIIAGIASFIIAYFRNEWNNFSITSVPLPAWLGVLFLIFFGSIIAYLSYIWLLSVKPAALVSTHTYINPIVTVFAGWIIANQTINGNQLFVLSIILTGVLLTNITKYFKLSKRSKVKIRRAVRFAKKNNRPYQPI, encoded by the coding sequence ATGAGTACGACTAGCTCTAAAAATAATTGGTTAATCCCAATAGCGTTTACCAATATTTATGTAATCTGGGGGATTACTTTTTTAGCTATTTCTTTTGGATTAAAAGGATTTCCACCTTTTATCTTATCAGGTTTTAGATTTTTAGTCGCTGGAATCCTGATGTTGGGTTATCTGCTGATTAAAGGAGAAAAAGCCAATTCATTAATTAACTGGCGTAAAAACGGTATTACAGGAATTCTTATTCTAACCGGAGGAACAGGTCTTGTTGCCTGGGGTGAACAGTATATCACCGCTTCTGAAGCTGCCATTACCATCGCTACCGGACCATTTTGGTTTATTGCCATTGATAAAAAAAACTGGAAATACTATTTCTCAGATAAATTCATTCCTATTGGATTGATCATAGGTTTTATAGGACTGATTTTATTTTTGAAAGGAAGTGTCAACTCCAATACCCATCTTGCTATAAATGGTTCCGTTCGCATTACTGCATTTATTGTGTTGGCATTAAGTTCAGTGGCCTGGGTTTTAGGTTCTTTATATTCAAAGAAAAATCCTTCCAGCCATTCTACATTGATGAATATTGCTCAGCAGCTGATCATTGCAGGGATTGCTTCTTTCATTATTGCCTATTTTAGAAATGAATGGAATAACTTTTCTATAACGTCGGTTCCATTACCTGCATGGCTAGGGGTATTATTCCTTATTTTCTTCGGATCTATTATCGCTTACCTTTCCTATATCTGGCTATTATCTGTAAAACCGGCAGCGTTAGTAAGTACCCATACCTACATCAATCCTATTGTGACTGTATTTGCGGGCTGGATCATTGCTAATCAAACGATCAACGGGAATCAGTTATTTGTTTTATCCATTATATTAACGGGTGTTCTTCTTACCAATATTACCAAATATTTTAAACTCTCAAAACGATCAAAAGTAAAGATCAGAAGGGCAGTGAGATTTGCTAAGAAAAACAACAGACCCTACCAACCCATATAA
- a CDS encoding methionine ABC transporter ATP-binding protein: MIEIKNISKTFHQKKQSFKALDDVSLNIEQGDIVGIIGFSGAGKSTLIRTVNLLERPDQGKIIINGKDFTQLKPKQLAHERKKIGMIFQHFNLLSSRTVFENVALPLELDHINRSEIQRKVNELLKIVGLEDKANDYPKSLSGGQKQRVAIARALANDPYLLLCDEATSALDPATTQSILQLLRDINQRLGITILLITHEMDVIKAICNHVAVIDKGKLLTKGTLQEIISDKEHPIIKQFINPGIMTIPQELNKKLQKEPKDGLFPLVEIELNEHITVEKLLSKIYDEYKIPYKLLKADVEYLGDSNFGKLLLQLQGESEENQKAIYYLNQNKIQNTVKGYA; this comes from the coding sequence ATGATAGAAATCAAAAACATTTCAAAAACCTTTCATCAAAAGAAACAGTCTTTTAAGGCTCTGGATGATGTCAGCCTGAACATTGAACAAGGCGATATTGTCGGGATCATTGGATTCTCAGGAGCTGGAAAAAGTACTTTAATACGAACCGTGAATTTGTTGGAAAGACCTGATCAGGGAAAGATCATCATCAACGGTAAAGATTTTACCCAGCTAAAGCCTAAACAACTGGCCCATGAGCGTAAAAAAATCGGGATGATCTTTCAGCATTTTAACCTGCTTTCTTCAAGAACAGTTTTTGAAAATGTAGCACTGCCATTGGAACTGGATCACATCAACAGATCAGAAATTCAAAGAAAAGTCAATGAATTATTGAAAATTGTAGGACTGGAAGATAAAGCCAATGACTACCCAAAAAGCCTTTCAGGAGGGCAAAAGCAAAGAGTAGCGATTGCAAGAGCATTAGCCAATGATCCTTACCTCCTGCTTTGTGATGAAGCAACGAGTGCATTGGATCCTGCTACCACACAATCGATCTTACAATTATTACGTGACATCAATCAGCGCTTAGGGATTACCATTTTATTGATCACGCACGAAATGGATGTGATCAAGGCGATCTGTAATCATGTCGCTGTTATTGATAAAGGAAAGCTCCTTACCAAAGGAACCTTACAGGAAATTATTTCGGATAAAGAACATCCAATTATTAAACAATTTATAAACCCAGGCATCATGACAATACCTCAAGAGCTTAATAAAAAGCTACAAAAAGAGCCAAAAGACGGTCTGTTTCCGCTTGTGGAAATAGAACTCAATGAGCACATTACGGTTGAAAAGCTGCTTTCAAAAATATATGATGAATATAAAATCCCTTACAAACTGCTGAAAGCCGATGTAGAATATTTAGGGGATTCCAACTTTGGAAAATTGCTATTGCAATTACAGGGAGAATCAGAAGAAAACCAAAAGGCGATCTATTATTTAAATCAAAATAAAATTCAAAATACAGTAAAAGGTTATGCTTAG
- the metI gene encoding methionine ABC transporter permease MetI: protein MLSDTVISLLSKGIWETVYMTFVSGFFGFVLGLPVGILLFLTRKGQLLENIIYNRILSILVNIFRSIPFIILIVWMIPFTRALVGTSIGVNAALVPLSIGAAPFIARLVENSLLEIPNGLIETARALGATPLQIIIKVLLPEALPSLVNNATITLITLVGYSAMGGAVGAGGLGQIGYQYGYIGYDAVIMNLVLGLLVALVFIIQFSGDRLAKKFDHR from the coding sequence ATGCTTAGTGATACGGTAATTTCTCTTTTATCAAAGGGAATTTGGGAAACAGTTTATATGACATTCGTTTCCGGTTTTTTTGGTTTCGTTTTAGGCCTTCCTGTAGGTATTCTCTTATTTCTAACAAGAAAAGGGCAGCTTCTGGAGAATATAATTTATAACAGGATTTTATCTATTTTGGTTAATATCTTCCGTTCTATTCCATTCATCATTTTAATTGTATGGATGATTCCTTTCACCAGGGCTTTGGTTGGAACTTCAATCGGTGTTAACGCTGCTTTGGTTCCGTTGAGTATTGGTGCAGCCCCATTTATCGCAAGACTGGTTGAAAACAGTCTTCTGGAAATTCCAAACGGATTGATTGAAACGGCAAGAGCTTTAGGTGCTACTCCACTTCAGATCATCATAAAAGTTTTGCTTCCTGAAGCACTTCCTTCACTGGTCAACAATGCAACAATTACTTTGATCACACTTGTCGGTTATTCTGCAATGGGTGGTGCTGTTGGCGCTGGTGGATTGGGGCAAATCGGTTATCAGTACGGATATATCGGTTATGACGCTGTGATCATGAATCTGGTATTGGGACTTTTAGTCGCTCTGGTTTTTATCATTCAGTTTTCTGGCGACCGGCTGGCAAAGAAGTTTGATCACCGATAA
- the metQ gene encoding methionine ABC transporter substrate-binding lipoprotein MetQ, producing the protein MKKVKILGLLAAGLLVFNACNSSKKDDPNYIKVGITAGPEQQIAETAKKVAKEKYNLEVELVAFNDYVVPNEALNNGDIDANAFQHVPYLNEQSKQRGYKLAVVGNTFVYPIVAYSKKIKNISQLQNGSTVVIPNDPTNGGRSLLLLQKNGLLKLKDGIGLLPKVTDIVSNPKQLKIVEIEAPQLPRVLDDKEVVIAIINNNFAAQAGLDETKFGIFKEDKDSPYVNVVVARHDNKDTEKVKNFLKAYQSDEVVKKAEEVFKGGAVKGW; encoded by the coding sequence ATGAAAAAAGTAAAAATTTTAGGACTTTTAGCAGCAGGTTTGCTGGTATTTAATGCATGTAACTCATCGAAAAAAGATGATCCCAATTATATAAAAGTCGGTATTACCGCAGGCCCTGAACAGCAGATTGCTGAAACGGCTAAAAAAGTTGCTAAAGAAAAATACAATCTTGAAGTTGAGCTGGTTGCTTTCAATGATTACGTCGTTCCCAATGAAGCACTGAACAATGGTGATATTGATGCGAATGCTTTTCAACATGTTCCTTATCTAAACGAACAATCGAAACAGAGAGGCTATAAATTAGCAGTGGTAGGAAATACGTTTGTGTATCCTATTGTGGCGTATTCAAAAAAAATCAAAAACATCAGTCAGCTTCAGAATGGAAGTACTGTTGTTATTCCCAATGATCCAACTAATGGTGGTCGTTCCCTTCTCCTATTGCAGAAAAATGGTTTATTAAAATTAAAGGATGGTATCGGTTTACTGCCTAAGGTCACTGATATTGTTAGTAATCCAAAACAATTGAAAATTGTAGAAATCGAAGCCCCGCAGTTACCAAGAGTTTTAGATGATAAAGAAGTGGTTATTGCCATCATCAATAATAATTTTGCAGCACAGGCCGGATTGGATGAGACGAAATTTGGAATTTTTAAAGAAGATAAAGATTCTCCATATGTGAATGTTGTGGTAGCTAGACACGACAATAAAGATACTGAAAAAGTGAAAAACTTTTTAAAAGCTTATCAATCTGATGAGGTGGTGAAGAAGGCCGAAGAAGTTTTTAAAGGTGGTGCGGTAAAAGGATGGTAG
- a CDS encoding glycoside hydrolase family 3 C-terminal domain-containing protein, whose translation MLKKTAIVSLFTLISISSMAQNTILPVYLDETKPVEQRVQDALSRMTLEEKVAMLHAQSKFSSPGVPRLGIPEFWTTDGPHGVRPEVMWDEWNQAGWTNDSIIAYPALTALSATWNKKMSWNYGKALGEEARYRKKDILLGPGVNIYRTPLNGRNFEYMGEDPYLTSKMVVPYIKGVQSNGVATSVKHFALNNQEMFRHTSNVTVDDRTLYEIYLPAFKAAVTEGDSWTIMGAYDMYKNQYASQNQYLLNDILKGEWKYKGVVVSDWGAVNNTEQAIHNGLDLEFGSWTNGLSAGTKNAYDNYYLAKPYLDLIKSGKVGTKELDDKVTRLLNLAYKTTMNRNKPFGNIASDEHQAVAKEIGEEGIVLLKNQGNVLPIDLTKTKKIAVIGENAIKIMTVGGGSSSLKVKYETLPLDGIKKRFGKQADVQYARGYVGDIGGEYNGVKSGQDLKDTRSEAELINEAVELAKKSDVVIFVGGLNKSDFQDSEGNDRKSYGLPYNQDHVISALAKANKNLAVVLVSGNAVAMPWIKEVPTIVQSWYLGSEAGNSIASILAGDANPSGKLPFTFPVKLEDNSAHQLGEYPGQKDEFAAGKGKDQKNPINITYNEGIFVGYRWHDTKNIKPLFSFGHGLSYTTFEFGKAKADKTTISQDDKITFTVTVKNTGKKAGAEVAQLYISDLKSSVPRPTKELKGFEKVFLNPGEQKEVSITIDKTALSYFDVNKHDWVAEPGDFEALIGNSSDAIKTKVKFTLK comes from the coding sequence ATGTTAAAGAAAACTGCCATAGTAAGTTTATTCACTCTTATTTCAATTTCTTCGATGGCTCAAAATACTATTCTTCCGGTCTATTTAGACGAAACTAAACCTGTTGAACAGCGTGTTCAGGATGCACTTTCCAGAATGACGCTGGAGGAAAAGGTAGCAATGCTTCACGCACAGTCAAAATTCAGCTCGCCGGGTGTTCCAAGATTGGGGATTCCTGAATTCTGGACAACTGACGGACCTCATGGGGTGCGTCCGGAGGTAATGTGGGACGAATGGAATCAGGCTGGCTGGACCAATGACTCTATAATTGCTTACCCTGCTTTAACAGCATTGTCAGCGACGTGGAACAAAAAAATGTCATGGAACTATGGTAAAGCTTTAGGAGAAGAAGCACGATACAGAAAAAAAGACATTCTTCTGGGACCTGGAGTTAATATTTACAGAACTCCACTGAATGGAAGAAACTTCGAATATATGGGTGAAGACCCTTATCTGACTTCAAAAATGGTTGTTCCCTACATCAAGGGAGTGCAATCTAATGGAGTGGCAACAAGTGTAAAACACTTTGCTTTAAACAATCAGGAGATGTTCCGTCATACCAGTAATGTGACCGTAGATGACAGAACACTTTATGAAATCTACCTACCTGCTTTTAAAGCAGCAGTTACAGAAGGTGATTCATGGACGATCATGGGTGCTTATGACATGTATAAAAACCAATATGCAAGCCAGAACCAATATCTTTTAAACGATATTTTAAAAGGTGAATGGAAATACAAAGGAGTGGTTGTTTCTGACTGGGGAGCTGTAAATAATACAGAACAGGCTATTCATAATGGATTGGATCTTGAATTCGGAAGCTGGACCAATGGGTTATCAGCAGGAACAAAGAATGCGTATGACAATTATTATTTAGCAAAACCTTATCTGGATTTAATTAAATCCGGAAAAGTAGGAACTAAGGAATTGGATGATAAAGTAACAAGACTTTTAAATCTAGCCTATAAAACAACAATGAACCGAAATAAACCTTTCGGGAATATCGCGTCTGATGAGCATCAGGCTGTAGCAAAAGAAATTGGTGAAGAAGGAATTGTTTTATTAAAAAATCAAGGTAATGTATTACCAATCGACCTCACTAAAACTAAAAAGATCGCTGTTATTGGAGAAAATGCAATCAAGATCATGACTGTTGGTGGTGGTTCATCTTCATTAAAAGTGAAATACGAAACATTACCATTAGACGGAATCAAGAAAAGGTTTGGGAAACAGGCTGATGTACAATATGCAAGAGGTTATGTAGGAGATATCGGCGGCGAATACAACGGGGTAAAATCAGGACAGGATTTGAAAGACACCCGCTCTGAGGCTGAATTAATCAATGAAGCTGTAGAACTGGCTAAGAAATCTGATGTTGTCATTTTCGTAGGTGGATTAAACAAAAGTGACTTCCAGGATAGCGAAGGAAATGACCGTAAGAGCTATGGACTTCCATACAATCAGGATCATGTAATTTCTGCATTGGCAAAGGCGAATAAAAATCTTGCTGTAGTTTTAGTTTCAGGAAATGCTGTGGCAATGCCGTGGATCAAAGAAGTACCAACGATCGTTCAATCCTGGTATCTGGGTTCCGAAGCAGGAAATTCTATTGCCTCTATTTTAGCAGGTGATGCGAACCCTTCAGGAAAATTACCATTTACATTCCCGGTTAAACTAGAAGACAATTCAGCCCATCAGTTAGGAGAATATCCCGGACAAAAGGATGAATTCGCTGCAGGAAAAGGAAAAGATCAGAAAAACCCGATCAATATAACCTATAATGAAGGGATCTTTGTAGGATACCGTTGGCATGATACCAAAAATATCAAACCTTTATTCAGCTTCGGACACGGATTAAGTTATACGACTTTCGAGTTTGGAAAAGCTAAAGCGGATAAAACAACGATCTCTCAGGATGACAAAATCACGTTTACAGTAACCGTAAAAAATACTGGAAAGAAAGCAGGTGCTGAGGTTGCTCAATTGTATATCAGTGATCTGAAATCTTCTGTTCCACGTCCAACAAAAGAATTAAAAGGTTTTGAAAAAGTATTTTTAAATCCTGGAGAACAGAAAGAAGTAAGCATTACCATCGATAAAACAGCTTTAAGCTATTTTGATGTTAACAAACATGATTGGGTAGCTGAACCTGGAGACTTTGAAGCATTAATCGGAAATTCTTCCGATGCCATTAAAACAAAAGTGAAATTCACTTTAAAATAA
- a CDS encoding DUF2652 domain-containing protein, whose product MDANIQEGIILIPDFNGFTEFVFNTKLYTGEYIVRQLLSILIDVNNQYFEISEIEGDAILFFRYDKNPSFKKVSNMLRKMQNAFTRKVAELNEALSISIDLSLKFIVHYGKFSQYKIGNFRKLYGVPVVEAHQLLKNDFAKQPSYALFSNSFLENTETINSFYNDEKQDLPDVGVIHYFEEVKQYI is encoded by the coding sequence ATGGATGCAAATATACAAGAGGGTATAATACTGATTCCGGATTTCAATGGATTTACCGAATTTGTATTTAATACAAAACTATATACAGGAGAGTATATTGTAAGACAATTATTATCTATCCTGATCGATGTGAATAATCAGTATTTTGAGATTTCTGAGATTGAAGGGGATGCGATTTTATTTTTTAGATATGATAAAAATCCATCTTTTAAGAAGGTTTCCAATATGCTGAGAAAAATGCAGAATGCTTTTACCAGAAAAGTAGCAGAGCTTAATGAAGCTTTAAGTATTTCTATTGATCTGTCTTTAAAGTTTATTGTCCACTATGGAAAGTTTTCACAATATAAAATTGGGAATTTTAGAAAACTATATGGTGTACCGGTTGTAGAAGCACATCAGTTATTAAAGAATGATTTTGCAAAACAACCCTCGTATGCATTGTTTAGTAATTCTTTTCTTGAAAATACAGAGACTATAAACAGCTTTTATAATGATGAAAAACAGGATTTACCTGATGTAGGAGTGATCCATTATTTTGAAGAAGTAAAACAATATATTTAA
- a CDS encoding efflux transporter outer membrane subunit, with amino-acid sequence MNLIKNIAYIALVSGAAVSCKVQKYERPEIKMPEAFRNDTIIAGDQNENIAKISYKDFFKDPVLIGLIDKAIAQNNDLQVALKQIEFASLAYNQSKWANVPTVSAAIANASISRPSDNSMNGMMAGQFMGRRYTEDYTSSVNISWEADIWGKIKGRKEQALTEYLKTQEAAKAVRTGLVAAVVQGYYNLLMLDTQLEITKSNLTYSDTTLKFLTKQQEVGLTTALAVQQQEIVKDQILKTIPAIESSIATQENALSLLTGSMPDKIARKESLNTVQSPDQIVAGIPSELLSYRPDIKTAELEVRKSVAAIHVAKMSMYPSLNITAQGGINAFQASKWFSIPGSLFGMAAGAIAQPILNGKQLKTQYEQSKVLSEQAEINFKQSVLKAVGEVSDALVQIQKLEEQQKIAEGLVLKSNEAVKKADILFKYNSATYVEVILAQTNKLQAELDLASLKAQRLNAITSLYRSVGGGRQ; translated from the coding sequence ATGAATTTAATTAAGAATATAGCATATATAGCATTGGTTTCAGGGGCTGCCGTTTCCTGTAAAGTTCAGAAATATGAACGCCCAGAGATCAAAATGCCTGAAGCTTTTAGAAATGATACAATTATAGCTGGTGATCAGAACGAAAATATCGCGAAGATCAGCTACAAAGATTTTTTCAAAGATCCTGTTTTGATAGGCCTTATTGATAAAGCGATTGCACAGAATAATGACCTTCAGGTCGCTTTGAAACAGATCGAATTTGCTTCTTTAGCGTATAATCAAAGCAAATGGGCTAATGTGCCAACAGTAAGTGCAGCCATTGCCAATGCGAGCATCAGCCGTCCATCGGATAACAGTATGAACGGGATGATGGCAGGGCAGTTTATGGGAAGAAGATATACAGAAGATTATACGAGTTCTGTTAATATTTCCTGGGAAGCGGATATCTGGGGAAAGATTAAAGGAAGAAAGGAACAGGCTTTAACCGAATATCTTAAAACCCAGGAAGCTGCAAAAGCGGTGAGAACAGGATTGGTTGCCGCAGTTGTTCAAGGGTATTATAATTTATTGATGCTGGATACCCAACTGGAAATTACAAAATCCAACTTGACCTATTCCGATACCACGCTGAAGTTTTTAACCAAACAACAGGAGGTAGGATTAACCACTGCTTTAGCTGTGCAACAGCAAGAGATTGTAAAGGATCAGATCTTAAAAACCATTCCAGCTATTGAAAGTTCTATTGCAACACAGGAAAATGCTTTGAGTCTTTTGACAGGTTCGATGCCTGATAAAATTGCGAGAAAGGAAAGCCTGAATACGGTTCAGTCACCGGATCAAATAGTGGCGGGAATTCCTTCTGAGCTTCTAAGCTACAGACCGGATATTAAAACCGCTGAGTTGGAGGTTAGAAAAAGCGTTGCTGCTATTCATGTGGCTAAAATGAGCATGTATCCTTCTCTGAATATCACTGCTCAAGGTGGAATTAATGCTTTTCAGGCAAGCAAATGGTTCAGTATTCCGGGATCTCTTTTCGGAATGGCTGCCGGAGCGATTGCACAACCTATCTTAAATGGGAAACAGCTAAAAACACAGTATGAACAGTCTAAAGTATTATCTGAACAGGCAGAAATCAATTTTAAGCAATCTGTTTTAAAAGCGGTCGGTGAGGTTTCGGATGCCTTGGTACAGATTCAGAAATTGGAAGAACAGCAAAAGATTGCTGAAGGATTGGTATTGAAATCGAATGAAGCGGTAAAGAAAGCGGATATTTTATTTAAATACAATTCAGCGACTTATGTGGAAGTGATTTTAGCACAAACCAATAAACTTCAGGCAGAACTGGATCTGGCTTCCCTGAAAGCACAACGTCTGAACGCTATTACTTCTCTTTACCGATCAGTAGGGGGAGGACGGCAATAA